One segment of Bradyrhizobium sp. CB2312 DNA contains the following:
- a CDS encoding 3-keto-5-aminohexanoate cleavage protein, with protein MISEVFITCAVTGGGKAPSSPHVPVTPEQIADSAIEAARAGAAVVHIHVRNPETGRGSRDPALYRAVVQRIRKSDVHPVINLTTGVGGDLTLGEPDSPLPPNPAGTDMAGAIERMVHVEELRPEICTLDCGTMNWGARSQYIMVNTAGTLRAMAARLKEIGVRPELEVFDTGQLVLVHDLIEEGLIDEQALIQLCMGIRYGAPDDPTTLMALVHKLPPRAVYSAFSIGPMQLPYAALAPLVGANVRVGLEDNLYLSRGRLATNAELVQRAVEIVERMGVRVMSPDDVRQKLALKIQG; from the coding sequence ATGATCTCCGAGGTGTTCATCACCTGTGCGGTCACGGGGGGGGGCAAGGCGCCGAGTAGTCCGCATGTGCCGGTGACCCCGGAGCAGATAGCAGACTCGGCTATTGAGGCCGCGCGAGCGGGAGCTGCAGTGGTGCACATTCATGTGCGTAATCCCGAAACCGGGCGCGGCTCGCGTGATCCGGCGCTCTATCGGGCGGTGGTGCAACGCATTCGGAAGTCCGATGTGCATCCTGTGATTAACCTGACCACAGGGGTGGGCGGCGACCTGACGCTGGGTGAGCCGGACTCTCCTTTGCCGCCGAACCCGGCGGGGACGGACATGGCGGGCGCGATTGAGCGGATGGTGCATGTGGAAGAGCTGCGCCCTGAGATTTGCACACTGGATTGCGGCACGATGAACTGGGGTGCCCGCAGCCAATACATTATGGTGAACACCGCCGGGACTCTGCGCGCGATGGCCGCGCGTCTAAAGGAGATCGGTGTGCGTCCAGAGCTCGAGGTGTTCGATACCGGTCAGTTGGTGCTGGTACACGACCTCATCGAGGAGGGGCTGATCGACGAGCAGGCGTTGATTCAGCTATGCATGGGAATTCGCTACGGTGCGCCGGACGATCCGACCACGCTGATGGCGCTGGTGCACAAGCTTCCGCCGCGGGCCGTCTACTCGGCCTTCTCGATCGGACCGATGCAGCTTCCGTATGCGGCATTGGCCCCGTTGGTCGGCGCGAACGTGCGCGTGGGGTTGGAGGACAATTTGTATCTCTCCCGCGGGCGGCTAGCGACCAACGCCGAGCTCGTGCAGCGGGCGGTAGAGATCGTCGAGAGGATGGGCGTGCGGGTGATGTCCCCCGATGATGTGCGCCAGAAGCTTGCATTGAAGATTCAGGGCTGA
- a CDS encoding 3-hydroxyacyl-CoA dehydrogenase NAD-binding domain-containing protein, whose protein sequence is MSEQPVRTVGLLGGGVIGGGWAARFVLNGVDVQLYDPAPGAIERVQEMLASARRAYRRLTQFPLPREGSLTVVESVAGAVRGVELVQESAPERLELKQQLLADASRAAAPETLICSSTSGLRPSLLAVAVKHPERLLVAHPFTPVYLLPLVELCAAQSTKPEALGRAAEIYRAVGMHPLVVRKEIDGFIGNRLQEAMWREALWLVHDNLATVQDVDDAIRYSFGVRRAIIGPFRVGGDGAGMRQFMAKWGPVTLKQPWTKLTEVPELTEAFLDKLAEQTDERGDARAENLSSSELERKRDDCLVAVLQGLRAQGYGAGETVARWEKGLRDRAPKLVDGCRPLLMTRQIPSDWIDYNGHLTESRYLQLCGIATDNLLSCVGIDSEYRSKFGSYFTLETHLSHLGELHAGDHVEVLTHVLGADDKRLHVFHVLRRECDEKPAATGEQMLIHVKTGSGRSGPAQGSVSERILELAHRHAELPRPERAGASIRLR, encoded by the coding sequence ATGTCTGAACAGCCGGTGCGCACGGTAGGGCTGCTGGGGGGCGGGGTAATTGGCGGCGGCTGGGCGGCGCGGTTTGTCCTCAACGGAGTGGACGTACAGCTGTATGACCCGGCGCCTGGGGCGATCGAGCGTGTTCAGGAAATGCTGGCTAGCGCGCGCCGCGCATACCGGCGGCTGACACAATTTCCGCTGCCGCGCGAGGGCTCGCTGACGGTGGTGGAGTCCGTCGCAGGCGCGGTGCGCGGTGTGGAGCTCGTGCAGGAGTCCGCGCCGGAGCGCCTCGAACTCAAGCAGCAACTGCTTGCGGATGCCAGCCGGGCGGCGGCTCCCGAGACGCTGATCTGCTCCTCAACTTCGGGCTTGCGGCCGTCCTTGCTGGCGGTCGCGGTGAAGCACCCCGAGCGCCTGCTCGTCGCGCACCCATTCACCCCGGTATACCTGCTGCCGCTCGTTGAGCTGTGCGCTGCACAGAGCACAAAGCCTGAGGCGCTCGGGCGAGCGGCGGAGATCTACCGGGCGGTCGGGATGCACCCGCTTGTGGTGCGCAAAGAGATAGACGGGTTCATTGGGAACCGGTTGCAGGAGGCCATGTGGCGAGAAGCGCTATGGCTGGTGCACGACAATCTCGCCACCGTGCAGGATGTCGATGACGCGATCCGCTACTCCTTCGGGGTGCGCAGGGCGATCATCGGGCCCTTCCGAGTCGGCGGGGACGGGGCCGGCATGCGCCAGTTCATGGCGAAATGGGGGCCTGTGACGCTGAAACAGCCGTGGACGAAGCTCACTGAAGTCCCCGAACTCACCGAGGCTTTCCTCGACAAACTCGCCGAGCAGACCGATGAGCGCGGAGACGCGCGGGCCGAGAACTTGAGCAGCTCCGAGCTCGAACGGAAGCGCGACGACTGCCTCGTGGCTGTGCTGCAGGGTCTGCGCGCTCAGGGTTATGGCGCGGGCGAGACAGTCGCGCGCTGGGAAAAGGGGCTGCGTGATCGCGCTCCCAAGCTCGTTGACGGCTGCCGCCCGTTGCTGATGACGCGCCAGATTCCGTCTGACTGGATCGATTACAACGGCCACCTCACTGAGAGCCGCTACCTCCAGCTCTGCGGCATCGCTACTGACAACCTGCTCAGTTGCGTCGGTATTGACAGCGAATACCGCTCAAAGTTCGGCAGTTACTTCACGCTCGAGACGCACTTGTCGCATCTTGGGGAGTTGCACGCCGGCGACCACGTTGAGGTACTCACGCATGTCCTGGGAGCTGACGATAAGCGCCTCCATGTCTTCCACGTGCTTAGGCGTGAGTGCGACGAGAAGCCGGCGGCAACAGGCGAGCAGATGCTCATTCATGTCAAGACTGGCAGCGGACGCAGTGGACCTGCGCAGGGAAGTGTCAGTGAGCGCATACTTGAGCTTGCGCATAGGCACGCGGAGCTGCCGCGCCCGGAACGCGCCGGTGCGAGCATCCGGCTGCGCTGA